The proteins below are encoded in one region of Bosea sp. BIWAKO-01:
- a CDS encoding aspartate/glutamate racemase family protein has protein sequence MQTIGLLGGMSWESSAVYYKLINEGVRARLGGLHSAKVVLWSAEFQDVAAKQAAGDWQALLGIMIEGASALERSGADMLLICTNTMHKLADQVAAAISIPIVHIADIAAAAIKLTPSRRPLLLATRFTMEEPFYRGRMLERHGLDLVRPEPEEERAVHDIIYRELCQGVVEPGSKARCLDIIAAARRRGADGVILGCTELDLLLSQADSDLPVFDTTALHAAAAVELAVAGHPAAALTRTA, from the coding sequence ATGCAGACGATCGGACTGCTCGGAGGCATGAGCTGGGAAAGCTCGGCCGTCTACTACAAGCTTATCAACGAGGGCGTGCGCGCCCGGCTCGGCGGGCTGCATTCGGCCAAGGTCGTGCTCTGGTCTGCCGAGTTCCAGGACGTCGCTGCCAAGCAGGCGGCCGGCGACTGGCAGGCGCTCCTGGGGATCATGATCGAAGGCGCCAGCGCCCTTGAGCGTTCTGGCGCCGACATGCTGCTGATCTGTACCAACACCATGCACAAGCTCGCCGACCAGGTCGCCGCCGCGATCTCGATCCCGATCGTGCACATCGCCGACATCGCGGCCGCCGCGATCAAGCTCACGCCGAGCCGCCGCCCGTTGCTCCTGGCGACGCGCTTCACCATGGAAGAGCCGTTCTATCGCGGCCGCATGCTGGAACGGCACGGGCTCGACCTTGTCAGGCCCGAGCCGGAGGAAGAGCGCGCCGTCCACGACATCATCTATCGCGAGCTGTGCCAGGGCGTGGTCGAGCCCGGCTCGAAGGCGCGCTGCCTTGACATCATCGCCGCGGCGCGCCGGCGCGGCGCAGACGGCGTCATCCTCGGCTGCACCGAGCTCGACCTGCTGCTTTCGCAGGCCGATAGCGATCTGCCTGTGTTCGACACGACAGCACTCCATGCTGCGGCCGCCGTAGAGCTTGCTGTTGCAGGCCATCCGGCCGCCGCTCTGACGCGAACCGCCTGA
- a CDS encoding PLP-dependent aminotransferase family protein: protein MWIPELDPSRPVYRAIAEAIAQDMVRGRLATGDKLPPQRDLARALGLNLSSVTKAYKLAFELGLVNGEIGRGTYVRAGDASRIPWPSGENQISIDFASNFPMPLDPSEDVVQLCQDMARYDVGERLFEYVARGAANDDISPAALWLEGLGVPTRLDGILLTSGAINGVFACLLALAKAGETVLCEELTSPGLVSCARMMGLKLVGVPMDRDGMKIDAFERIATETGARVAVLNPTLNNPTLTDLSPDRRERLAAFALRSGIMIVEDEVYAPLLGTPPKPLAALAPDAVCYVTSFSKAVLPGLRIGYISAPPLIAERLRNAIRVSTWMPSPMLARLASRWVRDDTATRLIAKRRAAGRERIDLARRVLRRHALASRDDGLHVWLSLPQPWRGDEFATYARARGLTVMPSQDLAANSTSSIQALRLSLGAEPSLERLEQGLSRIDLILRGRE, encoded by the coding sequence ATGTGGATTCCCGAACTCGACCCGAGCCGCCCGGTCTATCGCGCCATCGCGGAAGCCATCGCGCAGGATATGGTGCGCGGCCGACTCGCCACCGGTGACAAGCTGCCGCCGCAGCGCGATCTTGCCCGGGCACTGGGGCTCAACCTGTCGAGCGTGACCAAGGCCTATAAGCTCGCCTTCGAGCTTGGGTTGGTCAATGGCGAGATCGGGCGCGGCACCTACGTGCGGGCCGGCGACGCATCGCGCATCCCCTGGCCTTCGGGCGAAAACCAGATCAGCATCGACTTTGCCTCGAACTTTCCGATGCCACTCGATCCATCCGAGGACGTCGTCCAGCTCTGCCAGGACATGGCGCGCTACGATGTCGGCGAGCGGCTGTTCGAATACGTGGCGCGCGGCGCTGCCAATGACGACATCTCGCCGGCGGCGCTCTGGCTCGAGGGGCTCGGCGTGCCCACGCGGCTCGACGGCATCCTGCTGACCTCGGGCGCGATCAACGGCGTCTTCGCTTGCCTGCTGGCGTTGGCCAAGGCGGGCGAGACCGTGCTCTGTGAGGAGCTAACCTCGCCTGGCCTCGTTAGCTGCGCGCGGATGATGGGCCTGAAGCTCGTCGGCGTGCCGATGGACCGCGATGGCATGAAGATTGATGCATTCGAGCGGATCGCTACGGAGACTGGCGCGCGCGTCGCAGTGCTCAACCCGACACTGAACAACCCGACGCTTACCGATCTCTCGCCTGACCGCCGTGAGCGGCTCGCGGCCTTCGCCCTGCGCTCGGGCATCATGATCGTCGAAGACGAAGTCTACGCCCCACTGCTCGGCACGCCGCCCAAGCCCCTGGCGGCGCTGGCGCCCGACGCTGTTTGCTATGTTACAAGCTTCTCCAAGGCGGTGTTGCCTGGCCTGCGCATCGGATACATCTCGGCGCCGCCACTGATCGCGGAACGGCTACGCAACGCCATCCGGGTCAGTACCTGGATGCCGTCGCCGATGCTGGCGCGCTTGGCCTCACGCTGGGTCAGGGACGACACGGCGACACGGCTGATCGCTAAGCGCCGCGCAGCCGGCCGGGAGCGGATCGATCTGGCGCGGCGGGTGTTGCGCCGGCACGCACTGGCCTCGCGCGATGACGGCCTACATGTCTGGCTCAGCCTGCCGCAGCCTTGGCGCGGCGACGAGTTCGCGACCTATGCCAGAGCGCGCGGTCTGACGGTGATGCCATCGCAGGATCTTGCTGCGAACTCGACGAGCAGCATTCAGGCTCTTCGCTTGAGCCTAGGTGCCGAGCCCAGCCTCGAACGTCTCGAACAAGGGCTGTCGCGGATCGACCTTATCCTGCGCGGGCGGGAATGA